Proteins encoded within one genomic window of Triticum aestivum cultivar Chinese Spring chromosome 2D, IWGSC CS RefSeq v2.1, whole genome shotgun sequence:
- the LOC123049822 gene encoding ervatamin-C-like, whose protein sequence is MAPIHSNSSRRLDGTVLALLLVLVAATAFVGAAAARGDALAARHERWMAKYGRAYTDAAEKLHRQEVFAANARHVDAVNRAGNRTYTLGLNQFSDLTNEEFVEKHLGYRHQPGGLRPEDTPVAAVNMSKAQFQSTPDSLDWRAQGAVTQVKNQAPCGSCWAFAAVAATEGLVQIATGNLISMSEQQVLDCTGDTSTCKGGSVIAALRYVAASGGLQPEAAYAYTGQQGACRSVMPNSAASVGAPRWVGLNGDEDALRELAASQPVAVGVEADPDFQHYKSGVFVGSSSCGQNLNHAVTVVGYGADGGGQEYWLVKNQWGTGWGEGGYMRLTRGNGGNCGMATVAYYPTVDSS, encoded by the exons ATGGCGCCGATTCACAGTAACAGCTCTCGCCGCCTCGACGGCACGGTGCTTGCGCTTCTGCTCGTGCTCGTGGCCGCCACTGCCTTTGTCGGCGCTGCCGCAGCGCGAGGGGACGCGCTGGCCGCCCGGCACGAGCGGTGGATGGCCAAGTACGGGCGCGCGTACACGGACGCTGCCGAGAAATTGCACCGGCAGGAGGTGTTCGCGGCCAACGCGCGCCACGTAGACGCTGTCAACCGGGCGGGCAACCGGACGTACACCCTCGGGCTCAACCAGTTCTCCGACCTCACCAACGAAGAGTTCGTGGAGAAGCACCTCGGGTACCGTCACCAGCCGGGCGGGCTCCGTCCCGAGGACACGCCGGTGGCCGCGGTGAACATGTCCAAGGCTCAGTTCCAGTCCACGCCGGACAGCTTGGACTGGAGGGCCCAGGGCGCCGTCACCCAAGTCAAGAACCAAGCCCCATGTG GGAGTTGCTGGGCgttcgcggcggtggcggcgaccgaGGGGCTCGTACAGATCGCCACCGGCAACCTCATCTccatgtcagagcagcaggtgctCGACTGCACGGGCGACACTAGCACCTGCAAGGGTGGCTCCGTCATCGCCGCCCTACGTTACGTCGCCGCAAGCGGCGGCCTGCAGCCGGAGGCAGCCTACGCGTATACCGGCCAGCAGGGCGCGTGCCGCAGCGTCATGCCAAATTCGGCCGCCTCCGTTGGCGCCCCCCGCTGGGTGGGCCTGAACGGCGATGAGGACGCGTTGCGGGAGCTGGCTGCCAGCCAACCGGTGgccgtgggcgtggaggcggaccCTGACTTTCAGCACTACAAGAGCGGCGTGTTCGTCGGTAGTTCGTCGTGCGGGCAGAACCTGAACCACGCCGTGACGGTGGTGGGGTAcggggcggacggcggcgggcAGGAGTACTGGTTGGTGAAGAACCAGTGGGGGACGGGGTGGGGTGAGGGGGGCTATATGCGCCTCACGCGCGGGAACGGCGGAAACTGCGGCATGGCCACCGTTGCCTACTATCCGACCGTGGACAGCTCTTAA